The Athalia rosae chromosome 7, iyAthRosa1.1, whole genome shotgun sequence genome window below encodes:
- the LOC105685675 gene encoding mediator of RNA polymerase II transcription subunit 24 isoform X1, whose protein sequence is MRNPLSARTMETKVTSKTSSLKALLLRAWRERWNDLQWGINIKTILPRGVSGDVYNLADCILQQALVGPGPNQLVLSYLKHSLSSQLVSYAAVLQRISKYGAFHKPHCIISLLEFLETIQVGITCRGKPEEDLLAASVLSIVHWLLLCHLHALKLHQNNPLITYPSELIDKPASILKQMINSDFLWAMMCLAKHDDKDLYMEVVKKCQEIELLQKNCTVKSAVSIDDSLQQLCNLDIDTLLLSSNSNEKEPITYCLQPLLAVQVLLNPSTETTVLVNQLLMIQRIKGYSNPRLYCEIIRACFLCLHDVTGSSKESLWGAFTFLKVPRILKELNATTLSGDERLDYSQDILDAFELLLQFTPLLDIMDTACSCNCIECLLNELQKVNLVTEKQAEQLSSQREGVTAALQKLEPSETPKPSIPKVIIRAEPTLAGILKTLNTDYTKIQEALLSMLCQVLTGKSFELILAVATVEGTLKTFVSKLIKFNECSKQINDAVTGKVTATRAMPFDVSFLMLCSIVQTYGSEVVLEEDGDSFFEQWVRECMAERNKPKCPRRMLQNVDGARVDALLAQINSPDPDFKSSNMKWHVACRSATGAVKELLCAWESGALGAGDVKRALDGLRAAACCLPVCAAAWLCAHVSITHQDALLKPMNMVQQFLTPISSDEMQDNFKELSSLMFQIIRKMQYDVHPPTQSKTKVLSMSHSIISRQPISEQLETVWHGIQQRGWINIEATQSLESLLNTGGSLWFVSNLVKEVMKYRYQEELDQAVDLTFAVFHLDIEGCTLDLLNHVVPQYLYNRSQREELVEPQSSVLAKLCVSCIYSTLEYNNSNPPRGNSRKRTRCDLDSEELDAIGVPANKILRLNETGDASSIFGTNSPQAPGQTNGQKSVRLREPLLSALNLLFKTFTLLAGKDGEVSQQTHFILQFLRYIVQCGKDRTRTVLQGMPQTLVPCLLKALPELFTTDLLLKLYDIQTTAGRKATARDLCMLRNINLKPTK, encoded by the exons ATGCGCAATCCGCTATCAGCAAGGACAATGGAGACTAAGGTAACAAGTAAGACTAGCAGTCTCAAAGCTCTCCTTTTACGAGCTTGGCGAGAGCGGTGGAACGATTTACAATGgggaataaatattaaaacg ATTTTACCCAGAGGTGTTAGCGGAGATGTTTACAATCTTGCAGATTGCATTCTGCAGCAAGCTTTAGTTGGCCCAGGACCAAATCAGCTGGTTTTGTCATATCTTAAACATTCCCTTAGTTCACAGTTGGTTTCCTATGCAGCCGTTTTGCAGAGGATAAGTAAATATGGGGCATTTCATAAGCCGCATTGTATTATAAGCCTTTTGGAGTTTCTCGAGACAATTCAGGTGGGCATCACCTGCCGTGGTAAACCCGAAGAAGATCTTTTAGCTGCTTCTGTACTTTCCATTGTACACTGGCTGCTGCTATGTCATCTTCACGCTCTGAAGCTTCACCAGAATAATCCATTGATTACTTATCCTTCTGAATTGATAGATAAGCCAGCAAGCATTTTAAAGCAAATGATAAATTCCGATTTCTTGTGGGCTATGATGTGCCTTGCAAAACACGATGATAAAG ATCTTTACATGGAGGTAGTTAAGAAGTGCCAGGAAATTGAATTActtcaaaaaaattgcaccGTAAAATCAGCAGTCTCAATCGATGATTCTTTGCAACAGCTCTGCAATCTCGACATTGATACTTTATTGTTAAGCTCGAACAGTAACGAAAAAGAGCCGATTACGTATTGTCTACAGCCTTTACTGGCGGTCCAAGTCTTGTTGAATCCAAGCACAGAAACTACCGTACTTGTAAATCAACTCTTGATGATACAGAGAATAAAAGGGTACTCGAATCCTAGATTATACTGCGAAATTATTCGAGCCTGCTTCTTGTGTTTACATGATGTTACCggaagttcaaaagagtcacTGTGGGGTGCATTCACGTTCCTGAAAGTACCACGAATTCTGAAAGAGTTGAACGCTACCACTTTAAGCG GCGATGAAAGATTGGATTATTCTCAGGATATTTTAGATGCTTTTGAATTACTCTTACAATTTACTCCTCTGCTCGATATTATGGACACTGCTTGTTCCTGTAATTGCATTGAGTGCCTGCTCAATGAATTACAGAAAGTGAATTTAGTTACAGAAAAACAAGCGGAGCAGTTGAGTAGCcagcg aGAAGGCGTTACGGCTGCTTTACAAAAACTTGAGCCCTCCGAAACACCAAAGCCATCGATTCCTAAAGTTATCATTCGAGCCGAGCCAACATTAGCTGGAATCTTGAAAACACTTAATACCGATTATACCAAAATTCAGGAAGCACTCCTGAGCATGCTTTGCCAAGTACTGACCGGCAAGAGTTTTGAACTCATTTTAGCTGTTGCTACAGTCGAAGGAACATTGAAAACCTTTGTTTCGAAACTAATAAAGTTCAACGAATGTAGTAAGCAAATAAATGATGCTGTAACTGGAAAAGTGACAGCGACAAGGGCCATGCCGTTCGATGTTTCATTTCTTATGTTGTGTTCAATTGTACAAACTTACGGATCTGAA GTAGTTCTGGAAGAAGATGGCGATTCGTTTTTTGAGCAATGGGTCAGAGAGTGCATGGCCGAACGAAACAAACCCAAATGTCCACGTAGAATGCTTCAAAATGTTGACGGAGCTCGAGTAGACGCGTTATTAGCACAAATCAATTCCCCGGACCCGGATTTCAAGTCAAGTAATATGAAATGGCACGTTGCTTGCCGTTCAGCAACGGGAGCTGTTAAGGAATTACTATGCGCTTGGGAAAGTGGAGCACTAGGTGCTGGAGATGTAAAAAGAGCCTTAGACGGCCTCAGAGCAGCCGCCTGCTGTTTACCTGTCTGTGCAGCTGCCTGGCTTTGTGCTCACGTTAGTATTACGCATCAAGATGCTTTGCTAAAGCCTATGAATATGGTTCAACAATTTTTGACCCCCATTTCCAGCGATGAGATGCAGGACAATTTCAAAGAACT gtcaaGTCTCATGTTTCAAATCATTCGCAAAATGCAGTACGACGTGCATCCACCGACACAATCGAAAACAAAGGTTCTTTCAATGTCTCACAG TATAATATCAAGGCAACCGATATCGGAGCAATTAGAAACAGTCTGGCATGGAATACAGCAAAGAGGTTGGATAAATATCGAAGCTACACAATCCTTGGAATCTTTACTGAACACCGGTGGTTCGCTCTGGTTTGTCTCGAATCTAGTCAAAGAAGTCATGAAATACAGATATCAAGAGGAGCTGGATCAAGCGGTGGATTTAACATTTGCAGTGTTTCATTTAGATATCGAGGGCTGTACGCTGGATCTTTTGAATCACGTTGTTCCGCAATATTTATACAACAGATCACA GCGGGAGGAACTCGTTGAACCACAGTCATCGGTGCTGGCTAAATTGTGTGTTTCTTGTATTTATTCAACGTTGGAGTATAACAACTCGAATCCACCGCGAGGAAACAGTAGGAAACGCACCAGGTGTGATTTGGATAGCGAAGAATTGGACGCTATCGGTGTACCAGCTAACAAAATATTGAGACTTAATGAAACTGGGGATGCCAGTTCAATATTTGGCACAAATTCTCCTCAAGCGCCAGGACAGACGAACGGACAGAAATCGGTCCGTTTGAGAGAACCGCTGCTGTCAGCGCTGAATTTGCTATTCAAAACTTTCACGCTACTCGCTGGCAAAGACGGCGAAGTGTCGCAGCAAACACATTTCATTCTACAGTTTTTGAGATACATCGTGCAGTGCGGAAAAGACAGAACCAGAACTGTCCTACAAGGAATGCCGCAAACTTTA GTCCCTTGTCTACTTAAAGCTTTACCAGAATTATTCACAACCGATTTATTACTGAAGTTATACGACATTCAAACTACAGCTGGGCGGAAAGCAACGGCGAGGGATCTCTGTATGTTGCGGAACATAAATTTAAAACCCACCAAATAA
- the LOC105685675 gene encoding mediator of RNA polymerase II transcription subunit 24 isoform X2, whose amino-acid sequence MRNPLSARTMETKVTSKTSSLKALLLRAWRERWNDLQWGINIKTILPRGVSGDVYNLADCILQQALVGPGPNQLVLSYLKHSLSSQLVSYAAVLQRISKYGAFHKPHCIISLLEFLETIQVGITCRGKPEEDLLAASVLSIVHWLLLCHLHALKLHQNNPLITYPSELIDKPASILKQMINSDFLWAMMCLAKHDDKDLYMEVVKKCQEIELLQKNCTVKSAVSIDDSLQQLCNLDIDTLLLSSNSNEKEPITYCLQPLLAVQVLLNPSTETTVLVNQLLMIQRIKGYSNPRLYCEIIRACFLCLHDVTGSSKESLWGAFTFLKVPRILKELNATTLSGDERLDYSQDILDAFELLLQFTPLLDIMDTACSCNCIECLLNELQKVNLVTEKQAEQEGVTAALQKLEPSETPKPSIPKVIIRAEPTLAGILKTLNTDYTKIQEALLSMLCQVLTGKSFELILAVATVEGTLKTFVSKLIKFNECSKQINDAVTGKVTATRAMPFDVSFLMLCSIVQTYGSEVVLEEDGDSFFEQWVRECMAERNKPKCPRRMLQNVDGARVDALLAQINSPDPDFKSSNMKWHVACRSATGAVKELLCAWESGALGAGDVKRALDGLRAAACCLPVCAAAWLCAHVSITHQDALLKPMNMVQQFLTPISSDEMQDNFKELSSLMFQIIRKMQYDVHPPTQSKTKVLSMSHSIISRQPISEQLETVWHGIQQRGWINIEATQSLESLLNTGGSLWFVSNLVKEVMKYRYQEELDQAVDLTFAVFHLDIEGCTLDLLNHVVPQYLYNRSQREELVEPQSSVLAKLCVSCIYSTLEYNNSNPPRGNSRKRTRCDLDSEELDAIGVPANKILRLNETGDASSIFGTNSPQAPGQTNGQKSVRLREPLLSALNLLFKTFTLLAGKDGEVSQQTHFILQFLRYIVQCGKDRTRTVLQGMPQTLVPCLLKALPELFTTDLLLKLYDIQTTAGRKATARDLCMLRNINLKPTK is encoded by the exons ATGCGCAATCCGCTATCAGCAAGGACAATGGAGACTAAGGTAACAAGTAAGACTAGCAGTCTCAAAGCTCTCCTTTTACGAGCTTGGCGAGAGCGGTGGAACGATTTACAATGgggaataaatattaaaacg ATTTTACCCAGAGGTGTTAGCGGAGATGTTTACAATCTTGCAGATTGCATTCTGCAGCAAGCTTTAGTTGGCCCAGGACCAAATCAGCTGGTTTTGTCATATCTTAAACATTCCCTTAGTTCACAGTTGGTTTCCTATGCAGCCGTTTTGCAGAGGATAAGTAAATATGGGGCATTTCATAAGCCGCATTGTATTATAAGCCTTTTGGAGTTTCTCGAGACAATTCAGGTGGGCATCACCTGCCGTGGTAAACCCGAAGAAGATCTTTTAGCTGCTTCTGTACTTTCCATTGTACACTGGCTGCTGCTATGTCATCTTCACGCTCTGAAGCTTCACCAGAATAATCCATTGATTACTTATCCTTCTGAATTGATAGATAAGCCAGCAAGCATTTTAAAGCAAATGATAAATTCCGATTTCTTGTGGGCTATGATGTGCCTTGCAAAACACGATGATAAAG ATCTTTACATGGAGGTAGTTAAGAAGTGCCAGGAAATTGAATTActtcaaaaaaattgcaccGTAAAATCAGCAGTCTCAATCGATGATTCTTTGCAACAGCTCTGCAATCTCGACATTGATACTTTATTGTTAAGCTCGAACAGTAACGAAAAAGAGCCGATTACGTATTGTCTACAGCCTTTACTGGCGGTCCAAGTCTTGTTGAATCCAAGCACAGAAACTACCGTACTTGTAAATCAACTCTTGATGATACAGAGAATAAAAGGGTACTCGAATCCTAGATTATACTGCGAAATTATTCGAGCCTGCTTCTTGTGTTTACATGATGTTACCggaagttcaaaagagtcacTGTGGGGTGCATTCACGTTCCTGAAAGTACCACGAATTCTGAAAGAGTTGAACGCTACCACTTTAAGCG GCGATGAAAGATTGGATTATTCTCAGGATATTTTAGATGCTTTTGAATTACTCTTACAATTTACTCCTCTGCTCGATATTATGGACACTGCTTGTTCCTGTAATTGCATTGAGTGCCTGCTCAATGAATTACAGAAAGTGAATTTAGTTACAGAAAAACAAGCGGAGCA aGAAGGCGTTACGGCTGCTTTACAAAAACTTGAGCCCTCCGAAACACCAAAGCCATCGATTCCTAAAGTTATCATTCGAGCCGAGCCAACATTAGCTGGAATCTTGAAAACACTTAATACCGATTATACCAAAATTCAGGAAGCACTCCTGAGCATGCTTTGCCAAGTACTGACCGGCAAGAGTTTTGAACTCATTTTAGCTGTTGCTACAGTCGAAGGAACATTGAAAACCTTTGTTTCGAAACTAATAAAGTTCAACGAATGTAGTAAGCAAATAAATGATGCTGTAACTGGAAAAGTGACAGCGACAAGGGCCATGCCGTTCGATGTTTCATTTCTTATGTTGTGTTCAATTGTACAAACTTACGGATCTGAA GTAGTTCTGGAAGAAGATGGCGATTCGTTTTTTGAGCAATGGGTCAGAGAGTGCATGGCCGAACGAAACAAACCCAAATGTCCACGTAGAATGCTTCAAAATGTTGACGGAGCTCGAGTAGACGCGTTATTAGCACAAATCAATTCCCCGGACCCGGATTTCAAGTCAAGTAATATGAAATGGCACGTTGCTTGCCGTTCAGCAACGGGAGCTGTTAAGGAATTACTATGCGCTTGGGAAAGTGGAGCACTAGGTGCTGGAGATGTAAAAAGAGCCTTAGACGGCCTCAGAGCAGCCGCCTGCTGTTTACCTGTCTGTGCAGCTGCCTGGCTTTGTGCTCACGTTAGTATTACGCATCAAGATGCTTTGCTAAAGCCTATGAATATGGTTCAACAATTTTTGACCCCCATTTCCAGCGATGAGATGCAGGACAATTTCAAAGAACT gtcaaGTCTCATGTTTCAAATCATTCGCAAAATGCAGTACGACGTGCATCCACCGACACAATCGAAAACAAAGGTTCTTTCAATGTCTCACAG TATAATATCAAGGCAACCGATATCGGAGCAATTAGAAACAGTCTGGCATGGAATACAGCAAAGAGGTTGGATAAATATCGAAGCTACACAATCCTTGGAATCTTTACTGAACACCGGTGGTTCGCTCTGGTTTGTCTCGAATCTAGTCAAAGAAGTCATGAAATACAGATATCAAGAGGAGCTGGATCAAGCGGTGGATTTAACATTTGCAGTGTTTCATTTAGATATCGAGGGCTGTACGCTGGATCTTTTGAATCACGTTGTTCCGCAATATTTATACAACAGATCACA GCGGGAGGAACTCGTTGAACCACAGTCATCGGTGCTGGCTAAATTGTGTGTTTCTTGTATTTATTCAACGTTGGAGTATAACAACTCGAATCCACCGCGAGGAAACAGTAGGAAACGCACCAGGTGTGATTTGGATAGCGAAGAATTGGACGCTATCGGTGTACCAGCTAACAAAATATTGAGACTTAATGAAACTGGGGATGCCAGTTCAATATTTGGCACAAATTCTCCTCAAGCGCCAGGACAGACGAACGGACAGAAATCGGTCCGTTTGAGAGAACCGCTGCTGTCAGCGCTGAATTTGCTATTCAAAACTTTCACGCTACTCGCTGGCAAAGACGGCGAAGTGTCGCAGCAAACACATTTCATTCTACAGTTTTTGAGATACATCGTGCAGTGCGGAAAAGACAGAACCAGAACTGTCCTACAAGGAATGCCGCAAACTTTA GTCCCTTGTCTACTTAAAGCTTTACCAGAATTATTCACAACCGATTTATTACTGAAGTTATACGACATTCAAACTACAGCTGGGCGGAAAGCAACGGCGAGGGATCTCTGTATGTTGCGGAACATAAATTTAAAACCCACCAAATAA
- the LOC105685678 gene encoding ATP synthase subunit beta, mitochondrial produces the protein MMLSAVSKAASGALRVVKPVLLQTEAAKVAGAVSVNNRQYAKAAASSKAGGSSGKVVAIIGAVVDVQFEDDLPPILNALEVQNRSPRLVLEVAQHLGENTVRTIAMDGTEGLVRGQAVLDSGYPIRIPVGAETLGRIINVIGEPIDERGPIPTDKRAAIHAEAPEFVEMSVEQEILVTGIKVVDLLAPYAKGGKIGLFGGAGVGKTVLIMELINNVAKAHGGYSVFAGVGERTREGNDLYHEMIESGVISLKDKTSKVALVYGQMNEPPGARARVALTGLTVAEYFRDQEGQDVLLFIDNIFRFTQAGSEVSALLGRIPSAVGYQPTLATDMGTMQERITTTTKGSITSVQAIYVPADDLTDPAPATTFAHLDATTVLSRAIAELGIYPAVDPLDSTSRIMDPNIIGAEHYNIARNVQKILQDYKSLQDIIAILGMDELSEEDKLTVARARKIQRFLSQPFQVAEVFTGHAGKLVPLAETIKGFQKILAGEYDHLPEVAFYMVGPIEEVVAKAETLAKS, from the exons ATGATGTTGAGTGCCGTATCGAAGGCCGCCTCTGGGGCTCTCAGGGTTGTAAAACCCGTCCTTCTGCAAACCGAAGCCGCCAAAGTTGCTGGGGCAGTTTCAGTTAACA ATCGACAATATGCAAAAGCAGCGGCATCCTCCAAGGCCGGCGGTTCTTCTGGCAAAGTCGTGGCTATCATCGGTGCTGTCGTTGACGTACAGTTCGAAGACGATCTACCGCCGATTCTTAATGCTCTCGAAGTACAAAACCGCTCTCCCAGGCTAGTTTTGGAAGTTGCCCAGCATCTGGGAGAGAACACCGTTCGTACAATTGCCATGGACG GTACCGAAGGTTTGGTCCGTGGACAGGCAGTGTTGGATTCCGGATACCCCATCCGTATTCCGGTTGGTGCAGAGACTCTGGGACGTATTATCAACGTGATCGGCGAACCGATCGACGAGCGTGGTCCCATTCCGACCGACAAGCGTGCCGCCATTCACGCCGAAGCACCGGAATTCGTAGAGATGTCCGTAGAACAGGAGATTCTCGTAACCGGAATCAAAGTCGTCGATCTTTTAGCGCCGTATGCcaagggaggaaaaattg GTCTCTTCGGTGGTGCTGGAGTGGGCAAGACTGTATTGATTATGGAGTTGATCAACAACGTAGCCAAGGCCCACGGCGGTTACTCGGTTTTTGCCGGCGTCGGCGAACGTACCCGAGAGGGTAACGATCTCTACCACGAGATGATCGAGTCCGGTGTCATTTCGCTCAAGGACAAAACCTCGAAGGTAGCTCTTGTTTACGGACAGATGAACGAGCCCCCCGGCGCTCGTGCCCGAGTCGCGTTGACCGGTTTGACCGTAGCTGAATATTTCCGTGATCAAGAAGGACAGGACGTGCTTCTCTTCATCGACAACATTTTCAGGTTTACTCAGGCCGGTTCTGAG gTATCCGCTCTGTTGGGTCGTATTCCATCCGCTGTAGGTTACCAACCAACCTTGGCAACTGACATGGGTACCATGCAGGAACGTATTACCACTACGACGAAGGGATCCATTACTTCCGTGCAGGCTATTTACGTGCCAGCTGACGATTTAACCGATCCTGCGCCAGCCACAACCTTCGCTCACTTGGACGCCACTACCGTCCTTTCTCGCGCCATTGCTGAGCTCG gtatatatcctGCTGTCGATCCTCTGGATTCCACCTCTCGTATCATGGACCCTAATATCATCGGTGCGGAGCACTACAACATTGCGCGTAACGTCCAGAAAATCCTCCAGGACTACAAGTCCCTTCAAGATATTATCGCCATCCTGGGTATGGACGAGTTGTCGGAAGAAGACAAACTCACCGTCGCCCGAGCCAGAAAAATTCAGAGATTCCTTTCTCAACCTTTCCAG GTTGCCGAAGTCTTCACCGGACACGCTGGAAAACTCGTGCCTTTGGCTGAGACAATCAAGGGTTTCCAAAAGATTTTGGCCGGAGAATACGACCATCTACCAGAGGTTGCGTTTTACATGGTAGGACCGATAGAAGAAGTAGTGGCAAAAGCTGAAACACTGGCCAAGTCATAG